From a single Glycine soja cultivar W05 chromosome 19, ASM419377v2, whole genome shotgun sequence genomic region:
- the LOC114400669 gene encoding F-box/LRR-repeat protein 3-like isoform X1: MLSESVFCLLTEDLLIRVLEKLGPDRKPWRLVCKEFLRVESATRKSIRILRIEFLLRLLERFCNIETLDLSLCPRIEDGVVSVVLSQGSASWTRGLRRLVLSRATGLDHVGLEMLIRACPVLEAVDVSHCWGYGDREAAALSCAGRLRELNMDKCLGVTDIGLAKIAVGCGKLERLSLKWCLEISDLGIDLLCKKCLDLKFLDVSYLKVASESLRSIASLLKLEVFIMVGCSLVDDVGLRFLEKGCPLLKAIDVSRCDCVSSSGLISVISGHGGLEQLDAGYCLFELSAPLVKCLENLKQLRIIRIDGVRVSDFILQTIGTNCKLLVELGLSKCVGVTNKGIMQLVSGCGNLKILDLTCCQFISDTAISTIADSCPDLVCLKLESCDMVTENCLYQLGLNCSLLKELDLTDCSGIDDIALRYLSRCSELVRLKLGLCTNISDIGLAHIACNCPKMTELDLYRCVRIGDDGLAALTSGCKGLTKLNLSYCNRITDRGMEYISHLGELSDLELRGLSNITSIGIKEVAISCKRLADLDLKHCEKIDDSGFWALAFYSQNLRQINMSYCIVSDMVLCMLMGNLKRLQDAKLVCLSKVSVKGLEVALRACCGRIKKVKLQRSLLFSLSSEMLETMHARGCKIRWD; this comes from the exons ATGTTGTCTGAATCCGTTTTCTGCCTCTTGACCGAAGACCTGCTCATCCGGGTCCTCGAGAAGCTCGGGCCGGATCGGAAACCGTGGCGGCTGGTGTGCAAGGAATTTCTCCGGGTCGAATCGGCGACCCGGAAGAGCATTCGGATCCTCCGAATCGAGTTTCTGCTCAGGCTGTTGGAGAGGTTCTGCAACATTGAGACGCTGGACCTGTCGCTTTGTCCTCGGATCGAAGACGGGGTTGTGTCGGTTGTGCTGAGTCAGGGATCGGCGAGTTGGACTCGGGGACTGAGGAGGCTCGTGCTGAGTCGCGCCACCGGGTTGGACCACGTGGGCTTGGAGATGCTGATTCGCGCGTGCCCCGTGTTGGAGGCCGTGGATGTGTCCCATTGTTGGGGGTATGGGGACAGAGAGGCCGCGGCGCTATCGTGCGCCGGGAGGTTGAGGGAACTCAACATGGATAAGTGTTTGGGAGTTACTGATATTGGGTTGGCCAAGATTGCTGTCGGGTGTGGCAAATTGGAGAGGCTGAGTTTGAAGTGGTGCTTGGAGATTTCTGATCTGGGGATTGATCTTCTTTGCAAGAAGTGCTTGGACTTGAAATTTCTCGACGTGTCCTATCTCAAG GTAGCAAGCGAATCTTTGAGATCAATAGCTTCTCTATTAAAGCTTGAGGTTTTCATTATGGTGGGCTGCTCTTTAGTGGATGATGTTGGATTACGGTTTCTTGAAAAAGGATGTCCACTACTTAAG GCAATTGATGTATCAAGGTGTGATTGTGTTAGCTCATCCGGTTTAATATCTGTAATTAGTGGACATGGAGGTCTTGAGCAGTTGGATGCGGGATATTGCCTCTTT GAGCTTTCAGCACCTCTTGTTAAATGCTTGGAGAATTTAAAGCAGCTGAGAATAATTAGAATTGATGGTGTTCGAGTTTCTGACTTTATCCTCCAGACAATTGGCACCAATTGCAAGTTGTTAGTGGAACTTGGTTTAAGCAAATGCGTTGGGGTGACCAACAAGGGAATTATGCAGCTAGTATCTGGCTGTGGCAATTTGAAGATACTTGATTTGACTTGTTGTCAGTTCATCTCTGATACAGCCATCTCTACTATAGCAGACTCTTGTCCAGACCTTGTCTGTCTGAAGCTAGAATCTTGTGATATGGTGACTGAGAATTGTCTTTATCAACTTGGGTTAAATTGCTCACTTCTCAAAGAGCTTGATCTTACTGATTGCTCTGGCATCGATGACATAG CTCTAAGATATCTATCAAGATGTTCAGAACTCGTAAGATTGAAGTTAGGATTATGCACAAACATATCAGACATAGGATTGGCACACATTGCTTGTAACTGCCCAAAAATGACTGAACTTGATCTCTATCG ATGTGTACGTATTGGAGATGATGGGCTAGCAGCGCTAACAAGTGGATGCAAGGGGTTGACAAAGCTCAACTTGTCATATTGCAATAGAATTACAGACAGAGGGATGGAATATATCAGCCATCTTGGTGAACTATCTGATCTGGAGTTGCGTGGGCTTTCAAATATCACAAGCATTGGTATAAAAGAAGTTGCAATAAGTTGTAAGAGATTGGCAGATTTAGATTTGAAACATTGTGAAAAAATTGATGATTCAGGTTTCTGGGCCCTTGCTTTTTATTCACAAAACCTGCGGCAG ATAAATATGAGCTATTGTATTGTGTCAGATATGGTGTTGTGCATGCTTATGGGTAACTTGAAACGCCTGCAAGATGCCAAACTGGTGTGTCTTTCTAAAGTGAGTGTTAAAGGATTGGAAGTTGCCCTTAGAGCTTGCTGTGGTCGGATTAAAAAGGTTAAACTGCAGAGGTCCCTCCTGTTCTCGCTTTCCTCAGAAATGCTCGAGACCATGCATGCACGAGGGTGCAAGATCAGATGGGATTAG
- the LOC114400669 gene encoding F-box/LRR-repeat protein 3-like isoform X2 gives MLSESVFCLLTEDLLIRVLEKLGPDRKPWRLVCKEFLRVESATRKSIRILRIEFLLRLLERFCNIETLDLSLCPRIEDGVVSVVLSQGSASWTRGLRRLVLSRATGLDHVGLEMLIRACPVLEAVDVSHCWGYGDREAAALSCAGRLRELNMDKCLGVTDIGLAKIAVGCGKLERLSLKWCLEISDLGIDLLCKKCLDLKFLDVSYLKVASESLRSIASLLKLEVFIMVGCSLVDDVGLRFLEKGCPLLKAIDVSRCDCVSSSGLISVISGHGGLEQLDAGYCLFELSAPLVKCLENLKQLRIIRIDGVRVSDFILQTIGTNCKLLVELGLSKCVGVTNKGIMQLVSGCGNLKILDLTCCQFISDTAISTIADSCPDLVCLKLESCDMVTENCLYQLGLNCSLLKELDLTDCSGIDDIALRYLSRCSELVRLKLGLCTNISDIGLAHIACNCPKMTELDLYRCVRIGDDGLAALTSGCKGLTKLNLSYCNRITDRGMEYISHLGELSDLELRGLSNITSIGIKEVAISCKRLADLDLKHCEKIDDSGFWALAFYSQNLRQIWCCACLWVT, from the exons ATGTTGTCTGAATCCGTTTTCTGCCTCTTGACCGAAGACCTGCTCATCCGGGTCCTCGAGAAGCTCGGGCCGGATCGGAAACCGTGGCGGCTGGTGTGCAAGGAATTTCTCCGGGTCGAATCGGCGACCCGGAAGAGCATTCGGATCCTCCGAATCGAGTTTCTGCTCAGGCTGTTGGAGAGGTTCTGCAACATTGAGACGCTGGACCTGTCGCTTTGTCCTCGGATCGAAGACGGGGTTGTGTCGGTTGTGCTGAGTCAGGGATCGGCGAGTTGGACTCGGGGACTGAGGAGGCTCGTGCTGAGTCGCGCCACCGGGTTGGACCACGTGGGCTTGGAGATGCTGATTCGCGCGTGCCCCGTGTTGGAGGCCGTGGATGTGTCCCATTGTTGGGGGTATGGGGACAGAGAGGCCGCGGCGCTATCGTGCGCCGGGAGGTTGAGGGAACTCAACATGGATAAGTGTTTGGGAGTTACTGATATTGGGTTGGCCAAGATTGCTGTCGGGTGTGGCAAATTGGAGAGGCTGAGTTTGAAGTGGTGCTTGGAGATTTCTGATCTGGGGATTGATCTTCTTTGCAAGAAGTGCTTGGACTTGAAATTTCTCGACGTGTCCTATCTCAAG GTAGCAAGCGAATCTTTGAGATCAATAGCTTCTCTATTAAAGCTTGAGGTTTTCATTATGGTGGGCTGCTCTTTAGTGGATGATGTTGGATTACGGTTTCTTGAAAAAGGATGTCCACTACTTAAG GCAATTGATGTATCAAGGTGTGATTGTGTTAGCTCATCCGGTTTAATATCTGTAATTAGTGGACATGGAGGTCTTGAGCAGTTGGATGCGGGATATTGCCTCTTT GAGCTTTCAGCACCTCTTGTTAAATGCTTGGAGAATTTAAAGCAGCTGAGAATAATTAGAATTGATGGTGTTCGAGTTTCTGACTTTATCCTCCAGACAATTGGCACCAATTGCAAGTTGTTAGTGGAACTTGGTTTAAGCAAATGCGTTGGGGTGACCAACAAGGGAATTATGCAGCTAGTATCTGGCTGTGGCAATTTGAAGATACTTGATTTGACTTGTTGTCAGTTCATCTCTGATACAGCCATCTCTACTATAGCAGACTCTTGTCCAGACCTTGTCTGTCTGAAGCTAGAATCTTGTGATATGGTGACTGAGAATTGTCTTTATCAACTTGGGTTAAATTGCTCACTTCTCAAAGAGCTTGATCTTACTGATTGCTCTGGCATCGATGACATAG CTCTAAGATATCTATCAAGATGTTCAGAACTCGTAAGATTGAAGTTAGGATTATGCACAAACATATCAGACATAGGATTGGCACACATTGCTTGTAACTGCCCAAAAATGACTGAACTTGATCTCTATCG ATGTGTACGTATTGGAGATGATGGGCTAGCAGCGCTAACAAGTGGATGCAAGGGGTTGACAAAGCTCAACTTGTCATATTGCAATAGAATTACAGACAGAGGGATGGAATATATCAGCCATCTTGGTGAACTATCTGATCTGGAGTTGCGTGGGCTTTCAAATATCACAAGCATTGGTATAAAAGAAGTTGCAATAAGTTGTAAGAGATTGGCAGATTTAGATTTGAAACATTGTGAAAAAATTGATGATTCAGGTTTCTGGGCCCTTGCTTTTTATTCACAAAACCTGCGGCAG ATATGGTGTTGTGCATGCTTATGGGTAACTTGA